The Actinomycetota bacterium genome includes a region encoding these proteins:
- a CDS encoding EutN/CcmL family microcompartment protein, which translates to MYIGRVIGNVVSVAKIEQLSSAKLFIVEYFNSRLEPAGKYEISFDAIGIGIGDYVLVCGGSAGRMPALTSKMPADSTIMARIDDFKKFRKEYFEDK; encoded by the coding sequence ATGTATATAGGCAGAGTAATCGGTAATGTAGTTTCTGTAGCTAAAATTGAACAGCTCAGCTCGGCAAAGTTGTTTATTGTAGAATATTTTAACTCAAGGCTTGAACCGGCCGGCAAATATGAAATATCTTTTGACGCCATAGGCATAGGTATAGGAGATTATGTTCTTGTATGCGGAGGCAGCGCAGGAAGGATGCCGGCTCTTACAAGTAAAATGCCCGCAGACTCAACTATAATGGCAAGAATTGATGATTTTAAAAAATTTAGAAAAGAATATTTTGAAGACAAGTAA
- a CDS encoding glutaredoxin family protein: MNLNTKHVDGIKKNKLVLYALSTCIWCRKTKMLLNELGVSYDYIDVDFLDSNEQDFAVEQVKKFNPSGGFPTLVIDDKEAIRGFDEIKIREVLEK; this comes from the coding sequence ATGAATTTAAACACAAAACATGTGGACGGGATTAAAAAGAACAAGCTTGTTTTATATGCATTAAGTACCTGCATATGGTGCAGAAAGACCAAGATGCTTTTAAACGAACTGGGTGTGTCATACGATTATATAGATGTTGATTTTCTTGATAGCAATGAACAGGATTTTGCTGTTGAGCAGGTCAAAAAGTTTAATCCATCCGGAGGATTTCCAACTCTTGTTATTGATGATAAGGAAGCGATAAGAGGATTTGATGAAATTAAAATAAGGGAAGTGCTGGAAAAGTGA
- a CDS encoding ferredoxin:glutaredoxin reductase: MEKAFEKIKKDALENGYFLNSEESFSKELVRSLLINESRYGYQSCPCRLASGKKKEDIDIICPCDYRDDDLNDYDACYCALYVSEEVIKGSKKLSSIPERRKKADQGKEKKISEPKVKVQGNDLNLKYPIYRCKVCGYLCARNNPPGICPVCKAKKDRFERFI; this comes from the coding sequence CTGGAAAAAGCTTTTGAAAAAATAAAAAAAGATGCACTTGAAAATGGTTATTTTCTTAATTCAGAGGAATCTTTTTCAAAAGAACTGGTAAGAAGTCTTTTAATCAATGAAAGCAGATATGGCTATCAATCCTGTCCGTGCCGTCTTGCCAGCGGAAAAAAGAAAGAGGACATAGATATAATCTGTCCCTGCGATTACAGAGACGATGATCTTAATGATTACGATGCCTGCTATTGTGCTCTTTATGTTTCGGAAGAGGTAATCAAAGGCAGTAAAAAGCTTTCATCGATTCCTGAGAGAAGAAAAAAAGCAGATCAGGGAAAGGAAAAAAAGATAAGCGAACCAAAAGTGAAGGTTCAGGGAAATGATCTGAATTTAAAATATCCGATATACAGGTGCAAAGTATGCGGTTATCTCTGCGCCAGAAATAATCCGCCCGGGATATGTCCGGTTTGCAAGGCAAAAAAGGACAGGTTTGAAAGATTTATATGA
- the amrS gene encoding AmmeMemoRadiSam system radical SAM enzyme has protein sequence MKESYLYKKISQSKTSCYLCSHMCTIAHNAFGKCNVRKNIGGKLFSLNYGQLITENIDPIEKKPLFHFLPGSMSYSIACAGCNFKCFFCQNYQISQIAEGEAENRGVYYNPDDIVKKALRYDCKSISYTYTEPTVFFEFAFDTAVIAKENKIKNVFVTNGYMTKEAIDKIAPYLDAANIDLKSFTDDFYRKYAGARLKPVLENIEYLKSREIWVEVTTLLIPGLNDSKEEIRAMAEFLKNISAELPWHLSAYYPQYKSSIKATETDKITEAVAIGKSAGLKYVYAGNIPANNLENSFCPACGKLLISRHGYNIMENNIEDGRCRFCKGRINGFF, from the coding sequence ATGAAAGAAAGCTATTTATATAAAAAAATCAGCCAGTCAAAAACATCATGCTATTTATGTAGCCATATGTGTACGATTGCCCATAATGCCTTCGGGAAATGCAATGTAAGGAAAAATATCGGAGGAAAGCTTTTCAGCCTGAATTACGGACAGCTGATTACAGAGAACATTGATCCAATTGAAAAAAAACCTTTATTTCACTTCCTGCCCGGCAGCATGTCTTATTCAATAGCATGTGCCGGATGTAATTTTAAATGCTTTTTCTGTCAGAATTACCAGATTTCCCAGATAGCAGAGGGAGAAGCGGAGAACCGGGGCGTTTACTATAATCCTGATGACATCGTAAAAAAGGCTTTAAGATACGATTGTAAAAGTATTTCCTATACATATACGGAACCGACGGTTTTTTTTGAATTTGCATTTGATACAGCAGTAATTGCAAAAGAAAACAAAATTAAAAATGTCTTTGTGACGAATGGCTACATGACAAAAGAAGCTATTGATAAAATTGCTCCTTATCTGGACGCGGCAAATATTGATCTTAAAAGTTTTACAGATGATTTTTACAGAAAATATGCAGGAGCAAGACTAAAACCTGTTCTTGAAAATATCGAGTATCTTAAAAGCAGAGAAATATGGGTGGAAGTCACAACTCTGCTGATCCCCGGACTGAATGATTCCAAGGAAGAAATAAGGGCAATGGCCGAGTTTTTAAAAAATATATCGGCCGAACTTCCATGGCATTTAAGCGCTTATTACCCACAGTATAAATCATCCATAAAGGCAACTGAAACAGATAAAATAACGGAGGCTGTAGCAATAGGAAAATCGGCAGGGCTAAAATATGTTTATGCCGGCAATATTCCTGCAAATAATCTGGAAAACAGCTTTTGTCCCGCATGCGGGAAGCTTTTAATCAGTCGCCATGGATATAATATAATGGAAAATAATATTGAAGACGGCAGGTGCAGGTTCTGCAAAGGCAGAATAAACGGGTTTTTCTAA
- a CDS encoding nucleotidyltransferase domain-containing protein: protein MIKRDTIIKYLIETYSPDAIIVYGSFVDGSANEHSDFDALVIANSSKKHDSSVIEDIPLDVFIYPPEVFQDEYNPEDFIQVFDGEIVLDKKGIAKSLKERVLEFTKGRTLKTNEEIQNEVYWLKKMLMRTSRGDTEGYYRWHWLLYDSLEIYFNIKRLRYCGPNKALRTLHKIDPEAYSIYLLALKEFTQETLSGWIDYLEDLSLV, encoded by the coding sequence GTGATTAAAAGAGACACAATCATTAAATATCTTATTGAAACATATAGTCCGGATGCGATTATTGTGTATGGCTCATTCGTAGACGGAAGTGCAAATGAGCATAGCGATTTTGACGCATTAGTCATCGCAAATAGTTCGAAGAAGCATGATTCTTCAGTGATTGAGGATATTCCTCTTGATGTGTTCATCTATCCGCCTGAGGTGTTTCAAGATGAATACAATCCGGAAGATTTTATCCAGGTATTTGATGGGGAAATTGTATTGGATAAAAAAGGAATTGCAAAATCATTAAAAGAGCGTGTTCTTGAATTCACTAAGGGAAGAACCCTTAAAACAAATGAAGAAATCCAAAATGAAGTTTACTGGCTGAAAAAAATGTTAATGCGCACATCCCGTGGGGATACTGAAGGCTACTACAGATGGCACTGGCTTCTATATGACAGTCTGGAGATCTATTTTAATATTAAACGCCTGCGTTACTGTGGACCTAATAAAGCACTCCGTACCCTCCATAAAATAGACCCGGAAGCTTATAGCATCTACCTGCTTGCACTTAAGGAATTTACACAGGAGACACTTTCCGGGTGGATTGATTATTTGGAAGACCTGTCTTTGGTTTAA
- a CDS encoding EutN/CcmL family microcompartment protein produces the protein MLIAEIIGTVTSTVKVKKIEGTKLKIARTIDPDGKPTGRYFIVEDGVGVGSGEIVLLSDDDIAISRIVGIDKTPIKSAVVAKVDKINIYDLKD, from the coding sequence ATGCTGATAGCTGAAATAATTGGTACTGTTACAAGTACTGTAAAAGTAAAAAAAATTGAAGGCACAAAGCTGAAAATAGCCAGAACCATTGACCCTGACGGAAAACCGACAGGCAGGTATTTTATAGTTGAAGACGGGGTAGGCGTTGGCAGTGGCGAAATAGTTCTGCTTTCTGATGATGATATTGCGATAAGCAGAATTGTAGGTATCGATAAAACACCCATAAAATCAGCCGTAGTGGCGAAAGTAGATAAAATAAACATATATGATTTGAAAGATTAA